A region of Triticum dicoccoides isolate Atlit2015 ecotype Zavitan unplaced genomic scaffold, WEW_v2.0 scaffold201959, whole genome shotgun sequence DNA encodes the following proteins:
- the LOC119345056 gene encoding probable ethylene response sensor 1, whose protein sequence is MEGCACIEQFRRTDELLIKYQYISDFFIALAYFSIPLELIYFAKKSASFPYRWVLLQFSAFIVLCGATHLINLWTFTKHTRTVDIVMTVTKVTTAVVSCATALTLIHIIPDLLGVKTRELFLKKADKLDRELSLMRSQEETGRHVRMLIHEIRSTLDRHTILKTTLVELGRTLGLQECAFWMPSRSGSSLELTHTMRHHIPTGSSVEINLPVVNQVFSTNRAIIVPHTSPFARIHPVQGRHVPPEVAAVRVPVLHLPNFHPELLAKSYAIMVLMLPSDSARKWLAHELELIEVVADQVAVALSCGNS, encoded by the coding sequence ATGGAGGGCTGTGCCTGCATCGAGCAGTTCCGGCGAACTGACGAGCTCCTCATCAAGTACCAGTACATCTCGGACTTCTTCATAGCCCTCGCCTACTTCTCCATCCCACTCGAGCTGATCTACTTCGCCAAGAAGTCGGCATCCTTCCCCTACAGATGGGTGCTCCTCCAGTTCAGCGCCTTCATAGTCCTCTGTGGGGCCACCCACCTCATAAACCTCTGGACCTTCACCAAGCACACCAGGACCGTCGACATCGTCATGACGGTAACCAAGGTCACCACGGCCGTCGTGTCCTGCGCGACGGCCCTCACGCTCATCCATATCATACCTGATTTGTTGGGTGTCAAGACGAGGGAGTTGTTCCTCAAGAAGGCCGACAAGCTCGACAGGGAGTTGAGCCTCATGCGATCGCAGGAGGAGACCGGGAGGCATGTCAGGATGCTCATCCATGAGATCAGGAGCACGCTTGACAGGCACACCATCCTCAAGACTACTCTGGTTGAGCTCGGGAGGACGCTGGGTCTGCAGGAATGTGCTTTCTGGATGCCGTCGAGGAGCGGTTCGAGCCTTGAGCTAACTCATACCATGCGCCACCACATCCCCACGGGCTCTTCTGTGGAGATTAATCTCCCTGTTGTCAACCAAGTCTTCAGTACCAACCGGGCTATTATAGTGCCACATACATCTCCTTTTGCGAGGATCCACCCTGTTCAAGGGCGGCATGTCCCACCCGAGGTGGCTGCTGTGAGAGTCCCGGTGCTGCATCTTCCAAACTTTCATCCTGAGCTTTTGGCAAAAAGCTACGCAATTATGGTTTTGATGCTCCCATCTGATAGTGCAAGGAAGTGGCTTGCTCATG